In Streptomyces hawaiiensis, one genomic interval encodes:
- a CDS encoding IucA/IucC family protein has product MNATPHPDDHAPTPGQGSAGARTPRTSPHPRVPHQRPTAKLALGLSEGHGPDLLEHPDPGTVARAAAVENLLRCWARETDQSAPADGLLRIPLPASGTALLAPVRYWSPTGWHRFGPPRLSGAPDHAPPADAVTIAALLTRETPVDGSAGKHAHDSLPSCTPGSDTVALTDGVGLVAGVADSLRRVTVFLTDRRERPADGPDLFLSAEQALVLGHPLHPAPKSREGLSETEAPLYSPESRGSFPLHWMAVAPSVLATDSSWTERGRPVTAPRLTARLAGTVPALPDGYALLPLHPWQAHEVRHRPETAALLDTGQLRDLGTLGPHWHPTSSLRTVYRTHAPAMLKLSLGLRITNSRRENLRKELHRGVEVHRLLRSGLAQQWQAVHPGFDIVRDPAWLAVDTADGTPTPGLDVVIRHNPFSPSDDVSCVAGLVSQRPCPPTPPEDASEGPEKRGPALRSRLAEVVTRLARRTGRPRGAVATEWFLRYLAHVVRPVLWLDGEAGVALEAHQQNTLLLLDADGWPTGGRYRDNQGYYFRESRRADLDARLPGIGERSDTFVCDEVTDERLVYYLAVNNVLGLIGAFGSQGLADERLLLAAFRRFLGNVASGPARLRTSLPDRLLDSPVLRCKANLLTRLHGLDELVGPVDTQSVYVTIANPLHS; this is encoded by the coding sequence GTGAACGCCACCCCCCACCCCGACGACCACGCACCGACGCCGGGACAAGGCTCCGCCGGCGCCCGGACGCCGCGGACATCGCCGCACCCGAGAGTCCCGCATCAGCGGCCGACGGCGAAACTCGCCCTGGGGCTGAGCGAAGGCCATGGCCCTGACCTCCTGGAACATCCCGACCCGGGCACCGTCGCCCGGGCCGCCGCCGTGGAGAACCTGCTCCGCTGCTGGGCGCGCGAGACCGACCAGTCCGCCCCGGCCGACGGCCTCCTGCGCATCCCCCTTCCCGCCAGCGGCACGGCCCTGCTCGCCCCGGTCCGCTACTGGTCCCCGACAGGCTGGCACCGCTTCGGCCCTCCTCGTCTGTCCGGTGCTCCCGACCACGCCCCACCGGCCGACGCCGTCACAATCGCCGCCCTGCTCACCAGGGAGACGCCCGTAGACGGCTCTGCCGGCAAACACGCTCACGACTCCCTCCCCTCATGTACCCCCGGCTCCGACACCGTTGCTCTCACCGACGGCGTCGGGCTCGTCGCAGGTGTTGCCGACTCCCTCCGACGTGTCACCGTCTTTCTCACCGACCGCCGGGAACGCCCGGCCGACGGCCCTGACCTCTTCCTCTCCGCGGAACAGGCACTCGTCCTCGGACACCCCCTGCACCCGGCCCCGAAGAGCCGCGAGGGTCTCTCCGAGACCGAAGCACCGCTGTACTCGCCCGAGTCGCGCGGCTCCTTCCCCCTGCACTGGATGGCTGTCGCTCCCTCCGTCCTCGCCACCGACTCCTCCTGGACCGAACGCGGCCGCCCTGTCACCGCGCCCCGGCTCACCGCCCGCCTCGCCGGGACCGTGCCGGCGTTGCCGGACGGGTACGCCCTACTTCCCCTGCACCCCTGGCAGGCACACGAGGTCCGGCACCGTCCGGAGACCGCCGCCCTGCTGGACACCGGACAGCTCCGCGACCTCGGCACCCTCGGCCCTCACTGGCACCCCACCTCCTCCCTACGAACCGTCTACCGAACCCATGCCCCCGCGATGCTCAAGCTCTCGCTGGGCCTGCGCATCACCAACTCCCGCCGCGAGAACCTCCGCAAGGAACTCCACCGAGGTGTCGAGGTCCACCGCTTGCTCCGCAGCGGCCTCGCACAGCAGTGGCAGGCCGTGCACCCGGGCTTCGACATCGTCCGGGACCCGGCCTGGCTCGCCGTCGACACGGCCGACGGCACCCCGACTCCCGGACTGGACGTGGTGATCCGCCACAACCCGTTCAGCCCCTCGGACGACGTCTCCTGCGTCGCCGGTCTCGTTTCGCAGCGCCCGTGCCCCCCGACCCCGCCCGAGGACGCTTCAGAGGGCCCGGAGAAGCGCGGCCCGGCTCTGCGCTCCCGGCTGGCCGAGGTCGTCACGCGGCTCGCCCGCCGCACCGGCCGCCCTCGGGGAGCCGTCGCCACCGAGTGGTTCCTGCGCTACCTCGCGCACGTGGTGCGTCCTGTCCTCTGGCTGGACGGTGAGGCCGGCGTCGCCCTGGAAGCGCACCAGCAGAACACTCTGCTTCTGCTGGACGCCGACGGCTGGCCCACAGGCGGCCGCTACCGCGACAACCAGGGCTACTACTTCCGCGAGTCCCGGCGCGCGGACCTCGACGCCCGGTTGCCCGGCATCGGAGAGCGCAGCGACACGTTCGTCTGCGACGAGGTCACCGACGAGCGGCTTGTGTACTACCTGGCCGTCAACAACGTGCTCGGCCTCATCGGCGCGTTCGGCTCCCAGGGGCTGGCCGACGAGCGGCTGCTGCTCGCCGCCTTCCGCCGCTTCCTCGGAAACGTCGCCTCCGGTCCGGCCCGGCTGCGCACCTCGCTGCCCGACCGGCTGCTCGACTCACCCGTCCTGCGCTGCAAGGCCAACCTGCTGACCCGGCTGCACGGCCTCGACGAACTCGTAGGCCCGGTCGACACCCAGTCCGTCTACGTCACCATCGCCAACCCCCTGCACTCCTGA
- a CDS encoding vitamin B12-dependent ribonucleotide reductase, whose translation MTETASGPARSSRAKSPKASKSLRIERIHTTPGVHPYDEVAWERRDVVMTNWRDGSVNFEQRGVEFPDFWSVNAVNIVTSKYFRGAVGTPQRETSLKQLIDRIVKTYRKAGEDHKYFASPADAEIFEHELAYALLHQIFSFNSPVWFNVGTKQPQQVSACFILSVDDSMESILDWYKEEGMIFKGGSGAGLNLSRIRSSKELLSSGGNASGPVSFMRGADASAGTIKSGGATRRAAKMVVLDVDHPDIEDFIETKVKEEEKIRVLRDAGYDMDLGGDDITSVQYQNANNSVRVNDEFMTAVDQGGQFGLRGRMTGEVIEEVDAKALFRKIAEAAWACADPGIQYDDTINAWHTCPESGRITASNPCSEYMHLDNTSCNLASLNLMKFLKDDGKGNQSFEAERFQKVVELVITAMDISICFADFPTQKIGENTRAFRQLGIGYANLGALLMATGHAYDSDGGRSLAGAITSLMTGTAYRRSAELASVVGPYDGYARNADAHKRVMKQHSDANDKAVRMDDLDTPVWAAASESWQDVLRLGEKNGFRNSQASVLAPTGTIGLAMSCDTTGVEPDLALVKFKKLVGGGSMQIVNGTVPQALRRMGYLEEQIEAIVAHIAENGNVIDAPGLKPEHYEVFDCAMGERAISPMGHVRMMAAIQPWISGAISKTVNMPETATVEEVEEIYFEAWKLGVKALAIYRDNCKVGQPLSAKTKEKEKVEITEKTEETIRTAVEKVVEYRPVRKRLPKGRPGITTSFTVGGAEGYMTANSYPDDGLGEVFLKMSKQGSTLAGMMDAFSIAVSVGLQYGVPLETYVSKFTNMRFEPAGMTDDPDVRMAQSIVDYIFRRLALDFLPFETRSALGIHSAEERQRHLETGSYEPSDDEVDVEGLAQSAPRAQELKAVSAPKAEEAVKPAPQQAHTSAELVEMQLGIQADAPLCFSCGTKMQRAGSCYICEGCGSTSGCS comes from the coding sequence ATGACAGAGACGGCGAGCGGTCCGGCACGGAGTTCCCGCGCCAAGAGCCCCAAGGCGAGCAAGAGCCTGCGTATCGAGCGCATCCACACCACCCCTGGGGTCCACCCCTACGACGAGGTGGCATGGGAACGCCGTGACGTCGTCATGACCAACTGGCGCGACGGCTCGGTCAACTTCGAGCAGCGTGGCGTCGAGTTCCCCGACTTCTGGTCGGTGAACGCGGTCAACATCGTCACCAGCAAGTACTTCCGCGGTGCTGTGGGCACCCCGCAGCGCGAGACCAGCCTGAAGCAGCTGATCGACCGCATCGTGAAGACGTACCGGAAGGCCGGGGAGGACCACAAGTACTTCGCCTCGCCCGCCGACGCCGAGATCTTCGAGCACGAGCTGGCGTACGCCCTCCTGCACCAGATCTTCAGCTTCAACAGCCCTGTCTGGTTCAACGTCGGCACCAAGCAGCCCCAGCAGGTCTCCGCCTGCTTCATCCTGTCCGTCGACGACTCCATGGAGTCGATCCTCGACTGGTACAAGGAAGAGGGAATGATCTTCAAGGGCGGCTCCGGCGCCGGCCTGAACCTCTCCCGGATCCGTTCCTCCAAGGAACTGCTGTCCTCCGGCGGCAATGCCTCCGGCCCGGTCTCCTTCATGCGCGGTGCCGACGCCTCCGCAGGAACGATCAAGTCCGGTGGCGCCACCCGACGCGCCGCCAAGATGGTCGTCCTCGATGTGGACCACCCGGACATCGAGGACTTCATCGAGACCAAGGTCAAGGAAGAAGAGAAGATCCGCGTCCTGCGCGACGCCGGCTACGACATGGACCTGGGCGGCGACGACATCACGTCCGTCCAGTACCAGAACGCCAACAACTCGGTCCGTGTCAACGACGAGTTCATGACGGCGGTCGACCAGGGCGGCCAGTTCGGGCTGCGCGGCCGGATGACCGGCGAGGTCATCGAGGAGGTCGACGCCAAGGCGCTCTTCCGCAAGATCGCCGAAGCCGCCTGGGCCTGCGCCGACCCCGGCATCCAGTACGACGACACCATCAACGCCTGGCACACCTGCCCCGAGTCCGGCCGGATCACCGCGTCGAACCCGTGCAGCGAGTACATGCACCTGGACAACACGTCCTGCAACCTGGCCTCGCTGAACCTGATGAAGTTCCTGAAGGACGACGGCAAGGGCAACCAGTCCTTCGAGGCCGAGCGTTTCCAGAAGGTCGTCGAGTTGGTCATCACCGCGATGGACATCTCGATCTGCTTCGCGGACTTCCCGACCCAGAAGATCGGCGAGAACACGCGCGCGTTCCGCCAGCTCGGCATCGGCTACGCCAACCTCGGTGCCCTGCTGATGGCCACCGGCCACGCCTACGACTCCGACGGCGGTCGCTCCCTCGCCGGTGCCATCACCTCCCTGATGACCGGCACGGCCTACCGCCGCTCCGCCGAACTCGCCTCGGTCGTCGGCCCGTACGACGGTTACGCCCGCAACGCCGACGCCCACAAGCGCGTCATGAAGCAGCACTCGGACGCCAACGACAAGGCCGTCCGCATGGACGACCTGGACACCCCGGTGTGGGCCGCCGCCAGCGAGTCGTGGCAGGACGTGCTGCGCCTCGGCGAGAAGAACGGTTTCCGTAATTCCCAGGCGTCCGTGCTCGCCCCGACCGGCACCATCGGCCTGGCGATGTCCTGCGACACCACCGGTGTCGAGCCCGACCTCGCGCTGGTCAAGTTCAAGAAGCTCGTCGGCGGCGGCTCGATGCAGATCGTCAACGGCACCGTCCCGCAGGCCCTGCGCCGCATGGGCTACCTGGAAGAGCAGATCGAGGCGATCGTCGCCCACATCGCCGAGAACGGCAACGTGATCGACGCCCCCGGGCTCAAGCCCGAGCACTACGAGGTGTTCGACTGCGCCATGGGCGAGCGGGCCATCTCCCCGATGGGCCACGTCCGTATGATGGCCGCGATCCAGCCGTGGATCTCCGGCGCCATCTCCAAGACGGTCAACATGCCGGAGACGGCGACCGTCGAGGAGGTCGAGGAGATCTACTTCGAGGCCTGGAAGCTCGGCGTCAAGGCGCTCGCGATCTACCGTGACAACTGCAAGGTCGGCCAGCCCCTCTCCGCCAAGACCAAGGAGAAGGAGAAGGTCGAGATCACGGAGAAGACCGAGGAGACGATCCGTACCGCGGTCGAGAAGGTCGTCGAGTACCGCCCGGTCCGCAAGCGCCTCCCGAAGGGACGTCCCGGCATCACCACGTCCTTCACCGTCGGCGGCGCCGAGGGCTACATGACCGCCAACTCCTACCCGGACGACGGTCTGGGCGAGGTCTTCCTGAAGATGTCCAAGCAGGGCTCGACCCTCGCGGGCATGATGGACGCCTTCTCCATCGCGGTCTCCGTCGGCCTCCAGTACGGCGTGCCGCTGGAGACGTACGTCTCGAAGTTCACCAACATGCGCTTCGAGCCGGCCGGTATGACGGACGACCCGGACGTGCGGATGGCGCAGTCGATCGTCGACTACATCTTCCGCCGCCTGGCGCTGGACTTCCTGCCCTTCGAGACCCGCTCCGCGCTCGGCATCCACTCGGCCGAGGAGCGTCAGCGTCACCTGGAGACCGGCTCTTACGAGCCGTCCGACGACGAGGTCGACGTCGAGGGCCTGGCCCAGTCGGCGCCGCGCGCCCAGGAGCTGAAGGCCGTTTCCGCTCCGAAGGCCGAGGAAGCGGTCAAGCCCGCCCCGCAGCAGGCCCACACCAGCGCCGAACTGGTGGAGATGCAGCTTGGCATCCAGGCCGACGCCCCGCTGTGCTTCTCCTGCGGGACGAAGATGCAGCGCGCCGGTTCCTGCTACATCTGCGAGGGCTGCGGCTCGACCAGCGGCTGCAGCTGA
- a CDS encoding aminotransferase class III-fold pyridoxal phosphate-dependent enzyme — protein MGRTQVKSLPRGAVDDTALTPRSAHEGILRRQAARESAARTYARALPIVPVRARGLTIEGADGRRYLDCLSGAGTLALGHNHPVVLEAIRKVLDSGAPLNALDLATPVKDAFLTELLRTLPPGLAERARVRFCGPAGSEAVETAYALVRAATGRSGLLAFTGAAHGSNARVLDGTSADTHDGRVVRLPYPQDYRCPFGVGGERGADLGARWTESLLDDPGAAPLPAGMIIEPVQAEGGAIPAPDTWLRRMRQLTADRSIPLIADEMQTGVGRTGAFWAVEHSGVTPDVMVLSQAIGGSLPLAVVVHRDDLDAWGPGAPADTFPGNQLAMAAGTATLAHVRENALAERAATVGARILGQLQQLASELACVGDVRGRGLMIGVELVDPEGEGHSGFSGAPGAAESGVAASVTQGSGRQPLPAAPELAVAVQQECLRRGLIVGLGGRHASVVQLLPPLTLTDEQAAAVLDRLADAVRAAARCRGGGTAAAP, from the coding sequence GTGGGGCGTACGCAGGTGAAATCCCTCCCCCGCGGAGCCGTCGACGACACCGCCCTCACTCCGCGTTCCGCGCACGAGGGGATCCTGCGCCGCCAGGCCGCGCGCGAATCCGCCGCCCGGACCTACGCCCGTGCCCTGCCGATCGTTCCGGTGCGGGCCCGTGGACTGACCATCGAGGGCGCGGACGGCCGCCGCTACCTGGACTGCCTCTCCGGCGCCGGCACGCTCGCCCTCGGCCACAACCACCCGGTCGTCCTGGAGGCCATCCGCAAGGTCCTCGACTCCGGGGCGCCCCTGAACGCCCTCGACCTGGCGACACCCGTGAAAGACGCCTTCCTCACCGAGCTGTTGCGCACTCTGCCGCCGGGCCTCGCCGAGCGGGCACGCGTGCGGTTCTGCGGACCGGCCGGCAGCGAAGCCGTCGAGACCGCCTACGCGCTGGTACGCGCGGCGACCGGTCGGAGCGGTCTCCTGGCGTTCACCGGCGCCGCTCACGGAAGCAATGCCAGGGTCCTCGACGGCACCTCCGCGGACACCCATGACGGGCGGGTCGTGCGCCTGCCCTACCCGCAGGACTACCGCTGCCCCTTCGGTGTCGGGGGTGAGCGCGGGGCCGACCTCGGCGCCCGCTGGACCGAGTCGCTCCTCGACGACCCCGGGGCCGCGCCGCTGCCCGCCGGGATGATCATCGAGCCCGTCCAGGCCGAGGGCGGGGCGATCCCGGCACCGGACACGTGGCTGCGGCGCATGAGACAGCTCACCGCCGACCGGTCCATCCCGCTGATCGCCGACGAGATGCAGACCGGCGTGGGCCGGACCGGCGCCTTCTGGGCGGTGGAGCACAGCGGGGTGACCCCCGACGTGATGGTTCTCTCCCAGGCCATCGGCGGCAGCCTGCCGCTGGCCGTCGTGGTCCACCGCGACGACCTCGACGCCTGGGGACCCGGCGCCCCCGCCGACACCTTCCCCGGCAACCAACTCGCCATGGCCGCCGGCACGGCGACCCTCGCCCACGTCCGCGAGAACGCCCTCGCCGAGCGAGCGGCCACCGTGGGGGCGCGCATCCTGGGCCAACTCCAGCAGCTCGCCTCCGAGCTCGCGTGCGTGGGGGACGTGCGGGGGAGGGGGCTGATGATCGGAGTCGAGCTGGTGGATCCGGAGGGGGAGGGGCACTCCGGCTTTTCGGGTGCTCCCGGAGCTGCGGAGAGCGGCGTGGCGGCATCGGTGACGCAGGGCAGCGGCCGCCAACCCCTCCCCGCCGCCCCGGAACTGGCTGTCGCGGTCCAGCAGGAATGCCTGCGGCGTGGCCTCATCGTCGGACTCGGCGGCCGTCACGCGAGCGTCGTGCAACTGCTGCCGCCCCTGACCCTCACCGATGAACAAGCGGCCGCCGTACTGGACCGCCTGGCCGACGCGGTCCGGGCAGCGGCCCGGTGCCGTGGGGGTGGCACGGCAGCCGCACCGTGA
- the lexA gene encoding transcriptional repressor LexA, translated as MTTTADSAAIAAQDRSQGRLEPVHAMNEATNPEGHKRSLPGRPPGIRADSSGLTDRQRRVIEVIRDSVQRRGYPPSMREIGQAVGLSSTSSVAHQLMALERKGFLRRDPHRPRAYEVRGSDQAASVQPTDTAGKPAASYVPLVGRIAAGGPILAEESVEDVFPLPRQLVGDGELFVLKVVGDSMIEAAICDGDWVTVRRQPVAENGDIVAAMLDGEATVKRFKREDGHVWLLPHNAAYEPIPGDDATILGKVVAVLRRV; from the coding sequence GTGACCACCACCGCAGACAGTGCCGCCATTGCTGCCCAGGACCGCTCCCAGGGCCGACTGGAGCCGGTGCATGCGATGAACGAAGCCACGAACCCTGAGGGGCACAAGCGCTCCCTGCCGGGCCGACCTCCCGGCATCCGGGCGGACAGCTCCGGACTCACCGATCGCCAGCGCCGCGTGATCGAGGTCATCAGGGACTCCGTGCAGCGACGCGGCTACCCGCCGTCGATGCGGGAGATCGGTCAGGCCGTCGGCCTTTCCAGCACCTCCTCCGTCGCACACCAGCTCATGGCCCTGGAGCGCAAGGGTTTCCTGCGCCGTGACCCGCACCGCCCGCGGGCGTACGAGGTGCGCGGTTCCGACCAGGCCGCCTCGGTGCAGCCCACGGACACGGCGGGTAAGCCGGCCGCGTCGTACGTGCCGCTGGTCGGCCGGATTGCCGCCGGTGGCCCGATCCTCGCGGAGGAGTCCGTCGAGGACGTCTTCCCTCTCCCCCGCCAGCTCGTCGGCGACGGTGAGCTGTTCGTCCTGAAGGTCGTCGGTGACTCGATGATCGAGGCGGCGATCTGCGACGGCGACTGGGTCACGGTGCGGCGTCAGCCGGTCGCCGAGAACGGCGACATCGTGGCCGCGATGCTCGACGGCGAAGCCACCGTCAAGCGCTTCAAGCGCGAGGACGGCCATGTCTGGCTCCTGCCGCACAACGCGGCCTACGAGCCGATCCCCGGCGACGACGCGACCATCCTCGGCAAGGTGGTGGCCGTGCTGCGGCGCGTCTGA
- a CDS encoding ATP-dependent DNA helicase produces the protein MTKPSLPELLHAAVTAVGGTERPGQVAMAEAVEEAIDDGSHLLVQAGTGTGKSLGYLVPALAHGERVVVATATLALQRQLVERDLPRTVESLHPLLRRRPEFAMLKGRSNYLCLHRMHEGVPQDEEEGLFDQFEAAAPTSKLGQDLLRVRDWADETETGDRDNLTPGISDRAWAQVSVSSRECLGASKCAYGAECFAEMARERAKLAEVVVTNHALLAIDAIEGAPVLPQHEVLIVDEAHELVSRVTGVATGELTPGQVNRAVRRAAKLVNEKAADQLQTAAEGFERLMELALPARLEEIPEDLGYALMALRDACRTVISAIGATRDKSVQDEDAIRKQALASVENVHDVAERITNGSEWDVVWYERHDRFGASLRVAPMSVSGLLREKLFADRSVVLTSATLKLGGDFNGVGASLGLAPEGTEGDDVPKWKGIDVGSPFDYRKQGILYVAKHLARPARDGDRADMLDELTELIQAAGGRTLGLFSSMRGAQLAAEELRSRIPEFPILLQGEETLGELIKNFAADPKTCLFGTLSLWQGVDVPGPSCQLVVMDKIPFPRPDDPLMSARQKAVEDAGGNGFMAVAATHAALLMAQGAGRLVRASGDRGVVAVLDQRLATARYGGYLKASLPDFWFTTDRNQVRKSLAAIDATAKQSEDD, from the coding sequence ATGACGAAGCCCTCACTCCCCGAACTCCTGCATGCCGCCGTCACTGCCGTCGGCGGTACGGAGCGCCCCGGTCAGGTGGCCATGGCCGAAGCCGTCGAGGAAGCGATCGACGACGGCTCCCACCTGCTGGTCCAGGCCGGCACAGGCACCGGCAAGTCGCTGGGTTACCTCGTGCCCGCGCTGGCGCACGGGGAGCGGGTGGTCGTCGCGACCGCCACCTTGGCCCTGCAGCGCCAGCTGGTGGAGCGCGACCTGCCGAGAACGGTCGAGTCGCTGCACCCCCTGCTGCGCCGCCGCCCTGAGTTCGCGATGCTCAAGGGCCGGTCGAACTACCTGTGCCTGCACCGAATGCACGAAGGGGTTCCACAGGACGAGGAAGAGGGCCTCTTCGACCAGTTCGAGGCCGCCGCACCCACCAGCAAGCTGGGTCAGGACCTGCTGCGGGTGCGTGACTGGGCCGACGAGACCGAGACCGGCGACCGTGACAACCTCACGCCCGGCATCTCGGACCGGGCCTGGGCGCAGGTGTCGGTGTCGTCGAGGGAGTGCCTGGGCGCCTCGAAATGCGCGTACGGCGCGGAGTGCTTCGCCGAGATGGCTCGTGAGCGGGCCAAGCTCGCCGAGGTCGTCGTCACCAACCACGCGCTGCTCGCGATCGACGCCATCGAGGGTGCCCCGGTGCTCCCGCAGCACGAGGTGCTGATCGTCGACGAGGCGCACGAGCTGGTCTCCCGGGTCACCGGAGTCGCCACCGGCGAGCTCACCCCCGGCCAGGTCAACCGCGCGGTGCGCCGTGCCGCGAAACTCGTCAACGAGAAGGCCGCCGACCAGCTCCAGACCGCCGCCGAGGGTTTCGAACGGCTGATGGAGCTGGCGCTGCCGGCCCGTCTGGAGGAGATTCCCGAGGACCTCGGGTACGCCCTCATGGCCCTTCGCGACGCGTGCCGCACGGTCATCTCCGCGATCGGCGCGACCCGCGACAAGTCCGTCCAGGACGAGGACGCCATCCGCAAACAGGCCCTCGCCTCCGTGGAGAACGTCCATGACGTGGCCGAGCGCATCACGAACGGCTCCGAGTGGGACGTGGTCTGGTACGAGCGCCACGACCGATTCGGCGCCTCCCTGCGCGTCGCCCCCATGTCCGTCTCCGGACTGTTGCGGGAGAAGCTCTTCGCGGACCGCTCCGTGGTCCTGACGTCCGCGACGCTGAAGCTGGGCGGCGACTTCAACGGCGTAGGCGCTTCCCTGGGCCTCGCCCCCGAGGGCACCGAGGGCGACGACGTCCCGAAGTGGAAGGGCATCGACGTCGGCTCGCCGTTCGACTACCGCAAGCAGGGCATTCTCTACGTCGCCAAGCACCTGGCGCGTCCCGCGCGGGACGGCGATCGCGCGGACATGCTCGACGAACTCACGGAGCTGATCCAGGCCGCGGGCGGCCGCACCCTCGGCCTCTTCTCCTCGATGCGGGGCGCCCAGCTGGCCGCCGAGGAGCTGCGTTCCCGTATCCCCGAGTTCCCGATCCTCCTACAGGGCGAGGAGACGCTCGGCGAGCTCATCAAGAACTTCGCGGCCGATCCGAAGACCTGCCTCTTCGGCACTCTCTCGCTCTGGCAGGGCGTGGATGTCCCGGGACCCAGCTGCCAGCTGGTCGTCATGGACAAGATCCCGTTCCCGCGCCCGGACGACCCCCTGATGAGCGCCCGGCAGAAGGCCGTCGAGGACGCGGGCGGCAACGGCTTCATGGCGGTCGCCGCCACCCACGCGGCGCTCCTGATGGCCCAGGGCGCCGGCCGTCTCGTACGGGCGTCGGGCGACCGCGGGGTGGTCGCCGTGCTCGACCAGCGTCTGGCGACGGCCCGGTACGGGGGCTATCTGAAGGCGTCGCTACCCGACTTCTGGTTCACGACGGACCGTAACCAGGTGCGGAAGTCGCTGGCGGCGATCGACGCGACTGCCAAGCAGTCGGAAGACGACTGA
- the nrdR gene encoding transcriptional regulator NrdR has translation MHCPFCRHPDSRVVDSRTTDDGTSIRRRRQCPDCSRRFTTVETCSLMVVKRSGVTEPFSRTKIINGVRKACQGRPVTEDALAQLGQRVEEAVRATGSAELTTHDVGLAILGPLQELDLVAYLRFASVYRAFDSLDDFEAAIEELRAQTGHPDADDGGHEDAASGSQEDDRGPQGTEQIPEPAGAAD, from the coding sequence ATGCACTGCCCCTTCTGCAGGCACCCCGACAGCCGTGTCGTCGACAGTCGTACGACCGACGACGGCACATCGATCCGCAGGCGCCGCCAGTGCCCTGACTGCTCCCGTCGTTTCACGACCGTGGAGACGTGCTCGCTCATGGTGGTGAAGCGGTCCGGAGTCACCGAGCCCTTCAGTCGTACGAAGATCATCAATGGTGTGCGCAAGGCGTGCCAGGGACGGCCCGTCACCGAGGACGCGCTCGCCCAGCTCGGCCAGCGGGTCGAGGAGGCGGTGCGGGCCACCGGAAGCGCCGAGCTGACCACCCACGACGTGGGGCTGGCCATACTCGGTCCGTTGCAGGAGCTCGATCTCGTCGCCTATCTGCGATTCGCCTCCGTCTATAGGGCGTTCGACTCGCTCGACGACTTCGAGGCGGCCATCGAGGAACTCAGGGCGCAGACGGGACACCCCGACGCGGACGACGGAGGTCACGAGGACGCGGCTTCGGGGAGCCAGGAAGACGACCGCGGGCCCCAAGGGACGGAACAGATCCCCGAGCCCGCCGGCGCCGCCGACTGA
- a CDS encoding GNAT family N-acetyltransferase gives MDLRLPDELIALVAVDTLDGDGDGDGDGDGARRRDQDTALPSTSIAATGGPPRPSVVLRHDDLLDRVAEWGPADTPAGGFHLVPARLERDLPLISRWMNDPAAAAFWELSGPQDVTEGHLRVQLAGDGRSVPCIGVLDGTPMSYWEIYRADLDPLARYYPARPHDTGIHLLVGGVADRGRGLGGLLLRAVADLALAQRPSCARVIAEPDIRNTPSIAAFLTAGFRFSAEVDLPAKRAALMVRDRSLRHLL, from the coding sequence ATGGACTTGCGGCTCCCGGACGAGCTCATCGCGCTCGTCGCGGTTGACACGCTCGACGGTGACGGTGACGGTGACGGTGACGGTGACGGAGCCCGGAGGCGGGACCAGGACACGGCGCTGCCCTCCACCTCCATCGCCGCGACAGGCGGGCCGCCCCGACCCTCCGTCGTCCTCCGCCATGACGACCTCCTCGACCGCGTCGCCGAATGGGGCCCGGCCGACACGCCGGCAGGTGGGTTCCACCTCGTCCCCGCGCGCCTCGAACGCGACCTTCCGCTCATCAGCCGCTGGATGAACGACCCCGCCGCCGCGGCGTTCTGGGAGCTGTCAGGACCCCAGGACGTGACGGAGGGCCACCTGCGGGTCCAGCTCGCCGGCGACGGACGCAGCGTGCCGTGCATCGGCGTACTGGACGGAACACCGATGAGCTACTGGGAGATCTACCGGGCGGATCTCGACCCGCTGGCCCGTTACTACCCCGCCCGGCCTCATGACACGGGGATCCATCTCCTGGTCGGCGGGGTCGCCGACCGGGGGCGTGGCCTCGGCGGTCTGCTGCTCCGGGCCGTGGCCGATCTCGCTCTCGCACAGCGGCCCTCCTGCGCACGCGTCATCGCGGAACCCGACATTCGCAACACCCCCTCCATCGCCGCTTTCCTGACCGCCGGCTTCCGGTTCTCGGCCGAGGTCGACCTGCCCGCCAAGCGGGCTGCCCTCATGGTCCGAGACCGGTCACTCCGGCACCTGCTGTAG